A section of the Clostridium sp. TW13 genome encodes:
- a CDS encoding GNAT family N-acetyltransferase has product MFKIRKATIFDALGITIVNVYTWKTTYSGIIPEYVLDSRIAKLIERTEKCKENLREGKDYYVAVYENTIVGFCWYGKSRNKNFKDSGEIYALYVLKGFQGMSIGKELLLKVKEEFKEIGYKSFIVNCAKENSSLGFYISMGGRSVGEFQDGDAENSIIDEILEFNI; this is encoded by the coding sequence ATGTTTAAAATAAGAAAAGCAACAATATTCGATGCACTAGGCATAACAATTGTTAATGTATACACTTGGAAAACTACATATTCAGGAATCATACCAGAATATGTTTTGGATTCTCGTATAGCTAAATTAATTGAAAGAACAGAGAAATGTAAAGAAAACCTTAGAGAAGGTAAAGATTATTATGTTGCAGTTTACGAAAATACTATTGTTGGATTCTGCTGGTATGGTAAATCAAGAAATAAAAACTTTAAGGATTCGGGTGAAATATATGCATTATATGTACTTAAAGGATTTCAAGGAATGAGTATAGGTAAAGAGCTTTTATTAAAAGTCAAGGAAGAATTCAAAGAAATTGGTTATAAAAGTTTTATAGTTAATTGTGCTAAAGAAAACTCTTCATTAGGTTTTTATATTTCTATGGGTGGACGTAGTGTAGGTGAATTTCAAGA